The following is a genomic window from Strongyloides ratti genome assembly S_ratti_ED321, chromosome : 1.
GTAACAAGACACAAATTCCATGAAAAGTGAAGagactaaaatttttattaaatttcttttaaaaaaaaatcattgttcttattcaaatttattataatagatCTAGGAATAAATGTTACAGTGATTGTCTTAAATGttacataaatttatttaaaagtgtTTACCTTTTTGTATCATATGAAATgattatatacaaaaatataatattgctattataaaatttaacaactttttaaaattttaaacaataaataaaaatgatgaacATAGAAATGATATATGTCTGTTAAAACACGATTGATAAACTTTAGAAAGCCTACTCccataatattaattacaaATACAGCTCACCTGATTACGACATCacaataaaagatttttttatttataccttaagaataaatttgaaatcaaaaatataaaactaatattgaaaaatgtatattattattaaatatgttgTCCTATTTTTgcataaatcttttaaatatatatatatatacgtATTAGACTTGtcatgatatatattttaaacaaaataactatcagatatatcatttactaatattaaaaaaaaaaaaactattaaagaaaaaaaagtacttaATATGCAAATCATGAAAATAAAGGTCGATGAAGGGCAATAACTCTTTTTGACGAAGTAgcatgatatttaaaaaagtaatgaGATGTTCTTCTTTAATTGACGGCagatcaaaaaattaaaaatacgACTATTTGACCAGAGAATCTAGTCAGTTAAAAGTTTTGACTAAGAAAAAGCCACTTTAATTCTAATATTCTTTTACACTCTTTAATAAAAGTCAAAAGAACTGCAAGAGTAGGtgatctttttttttttcattttgtaATTACATATTGGGTTGTCCCTAGAAAAAAGAtttcttaaatttataatatgtttaCAAAGGAATTATGATTAACTTTAATATCATGTAATCTTtgtattacaaaaattttttatttaaggtctaaaacatttaaagtaaaattaagtTAATAGATTATTTATTGAACATATTGGATTATGGGGAAATATTTTgtagaattttttaaaaatagtatgcGTAGGCGagttgtaatattttaattaagaGAGTTATTAACATTGTTAAtgttaaatacaaaaaaataagtcaattaaaataatattaaaatgcattaaattttattatttttttttctttcttgatgtttatttttatgatatatttgattaattaatgtttttttttttggaaaagttttttatcataataccTTATTCttatagataatttttttaaactttaatttattcAATTAATTCTATTGGTAATAATTgactaaatatattttcaccATGACAACAAAACTTACCAATTTAATAGTCCTCCTATCGATgtcatttattaattgtcATTAGTACATtagtatattatttcttttttttttctaaatgtatacaatttattagttattataatatttttgtataatggAACGTGATGAGGCTTTGAAACTTATCAATCATCACTATCGTTTATTAACACAAATAAAACCAAAAATTGATACATCACCTCCTGTATCATTTTATGCAAGTCCAAAAAGTATTCATTATGTTCCATTTTCTTTAAGAAAGTCTATGAGTTTGGGTGAGTTAAGGAGAAACAATAAATCAACGActggaaaaaaattaattgtaaataataaaagtggAAAAGATGcattagaaaattttgtattaacTAATAATATTCCTAAGACAACCATTgaatatcaattaaattcatttaatattaatgctAGAAGAAGTTTTCTTGAAAAAGAAGCTCAAATATTAtctaatagaaataaatttattaaaaatttagatttaaaaattaataatgataattattattataaaaataaattacctATTCCAATTAATGGAATAGTTGATAATTCAAGTTACCATAATAAAGATATACAACCTGAAAAAGGAATGACAAGAAAAAATCAGGTAGATAAAATCAAATTAGGAAGAAATCAATatctaaaatttaaagatgaTTGTCTAGAAtctattttagaaaaaaatgttttttcaGACAGAATGATAAAAGAATCTATTTATCAAGAGATGGATAAAAACATTGGAAAAATTTCAATGAATGATATGGAAAGtgtttttttagaattatgTGAAGAACTTGGAGTACCAACTAATGGAAAAATGGATATGAATATTCAAGAGAAAagttattctttaaaaaaaagttcatCCTCATTTAGTAGTCTATCATCTACTTCAAGAAGTATTTCCTCAAAAAAATCTTcatcaaaagaaaaaaaacaacattcATTAGACAAAGAAGGTACAAATGAGACAGTAGAGAGTAGTTCAATATCAtctattaaaagtaattctAATTATTCATCCATTTCATCTACTACGAATGGTATTAAAAGTGGCACAAAAACATCATCAACTTCCTCAAATTTATCAAGTCTTTCAAGTTCCTCTTCAACAAACAGCTCTTCCTCATCTAGAAGTTCTTCAtctttcaattaaaaattaggCATATGCCTTTTTACTAAATGTACCATCTtcaatagtaaaaatatttttaataatttgtattatcataaaataaacccatttctttttttttttttctttttacaaaagataaaatgtcttgaaataacaaattctatttattataaattcatTGCTTTATTAtccttaaaataaattgccTTTTGAGTGTCCTTAagtaaagattatttttctcatgatagattaaaaattttttgactTAAACGGTTGTGTTTAATGTTTACAAAGTCTTTTATTGTttcaaatattgttattattacaatttttcaaaatattttgtattaaaaatttttattataatgtttttacTAAAGTATCATATTTCTCTTATTACTTGTCTTTATACTATTGTCTATgcaattgataataataatgtatcTAAAATATGGAAAAAGTTTCAACCATTTCAAGATcctttaaaaaatgaatttggtcttttaaaaataaatacaacaAATGTTTGTATGTCATTAAAATTTGACCtcaaaattataaatctAAATTTGAATCGGACAGATTCTCATATAGAAGTACCATCATTTTCTTCACCAGCTGTCAAACTTCAAGGGTATTGTTTTACTAATACGAAAAATAAAGTTTCAGAAATAAAAGCTCAATGGAAACAAAATGATCGTAAgaaagttatttattttctttttacatCCGATAATCTCTCCGATAATACTGAGAATGAATTAAGATGGAGACTTAAAAATGTAACATATATTGAAAAACATGGAGAAGAAagtataacatttaaatctaaaaaaGATTCTTTTATGGTAACTTCTCCAATACggtcaaaatatatatgtagagataaattaaatataacattaagccatgataattataaagataTTGTTGTACAATTATTACCAGAAATTGAATTTATACCATTTATTGGTGAAAAAGGATATGGAAGTAATAGTAAGTTAAtactaaattaataataatttctttttaaagtattCATTTGTGAAAGAACAagaaaaaaatctttatcaGAAGCTTTTCAAAGTAAAATGACAATTATTGCTGGTATAGTTCTTGGATTATCAAGCATCTCAGCAATTATAATACATTCTTTAAGGAGAACAATTTTTTCTcctaattttaaataatacaatttttttcctttaaatagaataattaaaaatttatttgtatattattaatcatatatatatatattttttttttctaaaaagttccttcaaaaataattttattaatatactttCATTTACCATTTATCTTTTTGCAAAAAGTAAagcataaaatttattaaaaaaaaagacaaaagaataattatattattattctgcttatttcaatgataaatattcttatattaaaattaaataaaaaaaaaactcactattttgataattttctataatgatacaaatatatactatcaccttaaaaattatgaaaatttttttaatcaaattatttaatgatttgaaaaaaaataaattatcgaTTTTCCCACATGtgtgtattaaaatatttatcattttaataaaatcattaaacCACAAAATCAATTACAAATCTTCAAAACAGTAAATCTTCAATTTCATGCATTCAACCCTTCGCATCctatatataatgttaacaTTTGCAATACACACTATGTTCTATAAAATAGACAACACACTGCAATATACTCATATATATACTCtccattaaaaatatataggcTTGGTATAACACATAAATATAACCAAGGCTgcttatataaaatttacacAGACTTTTTATACTCCTATTTCCAATACTACCaattctttatataatatataacatcAAAAAGTCTTCTTTATATATGGATGCtttagttaattttaaaatggggttatttgttaaaattttggtttatccaataaaaataaattatacttaTAGATAGGTAtgatcataaaaaaatatatattaatcaaattttctttatttttttatcgatattttataaaaacatcgaaaagaaaaaaaaaattaaagaaaattttttattttttaatcgCTCTTAtcatgtaataaaaatacattaatttttataaaaacatactTTTTACATTATAACCAAACTagatagtaaaaatttatagttgttttattataataatactaataTATTAGATAATTATCATTAACCTTATTAATTAATAGATAATTTGGCCCATTATTTGAACTGATcgtattatattataaaaactataAGTATTTATATAAGATAACTAACTAAATACAATactaatttcattaaatatataaaataaaaacggGCTTTGtaagattaaaatatttcacacttcatataattttctaatattttttttttatcatatttttttctaaatactAAATTATATTTGCATTTGAAGCGCAAGGTAAATGTTTTACTACTTtgttgattatttttatcataatgcGTTAAAGATTATAGCACATAAAGTTGATACATTTATGTTAGGCGTTGTAGAAGACCAACAGGAAATgccttttaatttaattttgacTCTTTGGTTGACGgagaatttaaaatataaaaaaaaaaatatatcatacaTAAGTTTTATAGTcttaattgtttattaaacTATCTTATTTCatataacatatattatatatatatatgaagtCATCCCtcagtattattattattattgtttatcTTTGTATCATTAACCTGCCATAactaaaatgtatataaatatatcatacacgacaaaaaaatcaaattctCTTACTAGGAAAAGTTTTGTATGATCTTTACTCTTACtacttttttatactaaagtttttaaaaattttagttaatatataaatagtacTATTTTAAGTAACTAAGATAAGTAGTTTAGAAGTTTTACAAAGTTCTTATCTTTAGTTTTAAATTaccacaattttttttacattgaatttttatattttatcgaATAAACAGTATTCCAATACTTGTGAGATGATAAGTATAAGTAGGATGCCTAGTTCTTTTAATAACGTCAGTTGCGTTGTCCATTTTATtcatgttatttaaaatctggtatatagtattaatttaataaaaaattaatcattcATTTATagtgtttttaatatatattttgattttaacttattcttattaaattataatctATCTTCGAACATTTATATGATGATTGGCagtataaatttatagtcattattatttgaatatatCTCTATGCGCTTGCGTTAACTACTACGCAGCAGTTCACCTTTACCCTTCTTATTTGTGAATGTCATCAGCGCGCGGTATCATCGAcctaactttttttatttgtattttacCCACCTCTTATACACGGCATTATTTGGTTGTATAAATTTGCCTTTTCAGATCAGATTTTCCATACAGTTAAAGCTGTTTGGCGTACTACCTTGGAGTTTAtctttacaaaaaaattattattaaactatTACGAAATGGCAAGACCAAGTAAATCTGTTAACAATGAAAACTCACGTGGAGTTACTAAAAGAGCTAAAAAGGTAtgaaacaatatttatttaaattatgatatttataataatattttttttttctataggATGCTAATGCTCCAAAGCGTGGGAAATCAGCTTACATGTTTTGGCTAGCTGAAAATCGTGCCCGTCTTACCAAACCAGGAATGGGTGTTACTGATGTTGCTAAGGCTGCTGGTGCTGAATGGAACAAACTTCAAGACAAGCAGAAGTGGGAAAAGATGGCTGCAGAAGATAAGGAACGTTATGAGAAAGAAATGGCCACTTATAAAGCTAaccaataaataattttatcctGGAAGCTGACGTTGTCGGTTGATCtctttgtttattatttttgcgctttattttttaattcggAGATCCATCTTTTCTACCTTTATTGTGGtccttattaaaaaattgtctataattaaagttttggatcctttcttttaaaaatttttttttttgtatttaatttcaacttattttccaataaattataagaaaaattaccCGTACTTTAAAAGCTGTTAGTAATTTTAGGCAGCTTGTTTTGATACAACTATATGGAGAATTTTGTGGCGCGCATTTGCGACCCGCCAATTTGTTATTCGTGTATATATGGTTTATACATCTCTGAAAGTGAAAGGTtgcattaatattaattgaaaaagacCGTCTAAATTATAAGATATAAACACCAAAACGAGTAAGTCGAGTAACtctatgaatattttttttagctaataaaaataaaaatttaataaattgaacaagaaaaaaaaaaagtatattgtttaattatatttattttgcaAAACTTTcaataactataaaatttaatttaagtTATAAATAGTGTAAGCATgctagtttttttttaagtggtattataataaaaaaaaatttattaaaaacaataatatatacagcaaaatttcaaaaaaaaaatataattgaacGAATTAATGTGTTAAAGTAATCCCATTAAAGCTTTCAAAAAATTAcccatttaaataatttttaaagaaattaacTTAAACTGCATTAGAATGcattcttttaaaatgactaattttaacaattctAATATCATTCTGGTTATCATCTTGCATACTTACTAATGGTTTTTGAGAATTTCTAAATGAATTATGGAGCCGATAATCATTATTTTGCCGTAATTTAAACCTGCTCTGACTATGTTTTCTTAGTGATCCACTGTTATTGTCAGAGGTGAATGTAGATGAATTTCTCATTGATACAATATCTGATGTTAAACTTAAAGTTTTTGTTTTATCTATAGTTTTCGTTACACTTCTTTTTGAAAATGTTGCTCTTATATTTTGAACACCATTAGCAATTGTTGAGATTACTTCAGATGCCGGAATTAAATCTCTAAATCTTGATCGTTGTTTTAAAGTAAGCCAAAATAATATAGGATTTAAGACGACAGTTGACATTGCAATACTATGAAAAACAACACCATAAAAGTATGGTTGTGAATGAAGATGTGGGACAGCAAtgtctataaaaaaaatttatatatatataaattaattaatcaaAACTTACTGAAAtcttttgtaatattataaagcGTCAATGGAAACcaacataaaataaatgctAAAACCATggcaattaaaatataatttactcGTCTCTTTCGATTAACTGCTGCACTCCTTTGTGAAGCTGTTAATGAATTTGAAAATTGAACATTATGTATTATAGAATCTTTAGCTACTTTATGAAGAATTCTCCAATAACAATATGTAATTATACCCATAGGCACTATgaattgaaatattaatgCTATTAGACCATATGTTTGTCTTGTTGATTCATCTTGCCATGTTTCTTCACAAAATACTCCACAAAGTGGTTTATTATCCTCAAAAGAACTTGTGAAAGCCTCCCCCGATTTGAGATCAGAATTTACAATTGGCGGTATATTGGCTAATATAGATAATATCCATATTAAAACAGTAATAACAGTTGCTTGTTTTATTGATACTGGTTGTCTGATTGGATTTActatatgtataaatttatctaatGCTATAGCACATAAAGACCaactaaaatttaaaaatttttataaaaactttttgattgtatatatatatttttactatatattaaaatgtctttattttatgtaaaaaaaaaatagtttactttatgtttctattataaatttgtggtatttaaataaattataccATAGagagttattatttttcaaataaatttatctttttatatatattggaaaaattttattgatgaattagaaaaaaaaatttttttatttatttttatttttttattaaaatacctGCTAACAAATACTGCACAATTTGATCCTAGTGGTGTTAATCTACACATTATTAATCCTAATGtccattttttttctcttgcATAAATATAAGTTAATGGAATTCCAAAACAACACAATATTAAATCTGTTACCATaagattcattaaaaatatatttcgtGCATTTCGAagtcttttattttttaagacAATAGTTATCACACCACCATTACCAAATATTCCTATTATCATTAAAGCAGCATAAGTAAACGTAATTAAAAAACGTATAATGGgataactaaaatattattattaataataaaaaaaaaataatatttcttttttttttatttttatatatataaataaattgggataactatttattttatataaaaaattgattttttttttggataaaattttatataaaaatttttgttaaattaaaatatgacCTATTCTTAAAgtgaatatatattattaaagagAAATAATTAACTTTTCTCTAAGAGGTACTCATAATATATTACGTTTTctttaaacaattaaaaatctCTTTTAATATCAAAGTTGTTTAGCTTCAAATATTATTCCGATTATGAGAATATATTAGATTTATTTGGTCATgtaagttattttaatatccATATACATTGgttttacatataaaataatctcGGGAGATTTATCATGAAGATGATTAATATCTAaactttttgaaataaaacttttgttagtaaaaataagtatttatagttaaaagtaaaacattatatttaaaaaaaaaaagattcttGATTAGTTGTATAagtcatataaaaaaaaatggtttctatatatatatatcagtttatcaatgaatatttgaaaattttaagaacAACCTATTTATCttagtaaaatttatatatttgataacaTCATTGGCATATTCATTTCCAATTGCAAtgatatttatcattatcatatatatatatatatatatttataatagcAGCTAACttgcaaaaataaaaagattacttataataataaaagaaacggaaatgtaaaaaaaaaaattattttagtcTTTTATACTTACGTTGTCCATTCAATTTGATTTGGATTAATAGATTGGAATAAATCCTTCAAATCATGACACGTTCCATTTTCTTCCATTTAAGCAAATATTtaggaaaaataaaataattttagcaTTAAATTTGATTCTGTAATCTATTGAAAGGTAAATAacacaatattaaaaataatagaataaaaGAAAGTAATAAGTTGTAATAATGATAGATAttagataaagaaaaattgcaattttttcaatataattaCTTAAAAGATGTCATTTgcttaataataaaacagtcattcctttatattttataaataatcttAAGAAAATACTCGTTGCAAATATTTAGGAAGGCGTGTCTATAAAAGTATGAACATTGCAAAAACTCTACTCTTTCATACACATTATAGGAACATGAATTGGTTGTAAAAATTgtgattattataatttaaaaatggtatgaaaaaattgaatatttacTCTTTTATTAAGTAAATGGTAAAGAAATTGTGAAAATAAGTATCGTGGGAGCAACAGAATAGAATGATGAAAGAATaactaaatttttgaatGATTGTAAAAATTGGAACATCCCAATTTAAACGATTAGAATATGTTAATGACATAtcatgataaaattttaaatagtctaaaaattttttttttaacaatattattattaaatttataagtttataaaaaccaaaaacaaaattaaaaataattaagtagatatttaaaatgatacaatttgaataaatatatttataataatagatattaaagattttttttattttactttaaaatattaaagttaaatatttttattgaattaattaaaaatagttcttttataaatgtcaattatatttttagtaatattaaaaaataattaatgttaattttattattaacctttatataaataaataaattttaatgataaaaaaaaatactttttttttattgtaaaaaataattattaaaagtttaaaaaaattatatacatatttataaattatatatatatatattttttttttaaatttagtttCAATAGAacatgaaaatatttatatataaaaaagtgaTAAATCAAAGTGTCATTTTCTacaactttaaatttttttttaaaaacattaaactatatttaaagaaaataaaagtagATGTTTCTAACAATATATGAGcttgatataataataactatGTCATTTTtgactatttttaaatttttaaaaattatatgatagAAACAATAAATGTTTGAATCAGATGAAtgtttaaaagtaatatgaTGCCGAAACcttaagttattttttaacatcattTAATGTAATAGAAATTTAGTGAAGTAAggttaataaaagttatccGGTAGCACGCAAgtcaacaatttttataataataataatcgTGTTTTACTAAAGCATTAATGTTTTGAAAATGTTAGTGATAGTTTTTGTCTTTTAGTACTCATTAATATTCacaaaaatcttttttaaataattattaaaataaattacagtaagaaataaaaaaaaatgacctttaaatttatgtattttacaaacaaataaataaacaaaaaaaaaacaacaataataataatgttcttttataaaatctttagttattattatatatatatatatatatcattgaCTATTTTGTCAAAAACAACCATTTAGGATATTCTTATTACAATCTTGAgctatatttatatttaaccACAAATAAAAATGGGTAAATAAcgttgtaaaaaaattgtaaaaaaaagaaataatttttctcgCTTTACCATTTTCAATAaggtaatataaaaatattatctataaaaaaatttgtttccaaaaaaaaaaaatgttagtatgtttaaataagataaaatgttacaaataatttatatttttattcaaataattagcatgcttatataataaaatgtaaaaaaaaaaaatttttttttcttgaaattaaaaatatgtattttctaattaactattatataaattataaatgttattatctaacttgttaatataaaatcaattcattatttgagagaaatttttattatagttataaatttttataaacatgaAAAACTAAGATATGTAGTtatttaagatattttaatgagTAGGTAAATATAAGATATAATGGTACAAAGAGAAAtcattaacaataatataattaaaaaactaagaatatatatatatatatttttaatgagtCAAAGTAGTgtattattcatttaaaaatttttagggATCAATGAGTAGCAAATTGGATCTTCCTCAGATTTAACAGTTGTCATGCATATaattactaatttttaatcaactTGTTATAATGTTATTCTAAATGTTATAAAGCTGTGTTTTGCTATTTAAtgtcataaaatattaaaagtacaaATTGTAGTCATTGTCATATGTTATTTAGCTTTGTAATTTGATAATAAGAAAGGacaaataacttttttagttttttttttatgttaaaaaaatatataaatagattTCATATAAGATAAATTTCACATAGAAAGCagttttgtttttataaatttttttttattatcattattagagaaaaaataaaaacaagataaaaataattgaaacatttatatataaatggtAACTGTTCctttcttatatatatttaattaaaatatatcaattaattttaagatataaagtatgatttttatgattaatcatttaaaacaGATATactagataaaaataaagtataatttaGAACATGagacaatttaaaaaatttattataatgatactaacattatataaagtacattaaatgaaaatataaagtattaAAGTAATTCGAAAATAtggtttaaaattttcaattttacaATTCTTTTCTGtttgaattttttatgttgaataataaaataaattttaggAAGACGTAATTAGTATTAGTTTTGTATTGAAAAACTTTTACTCGTTATAATATAgaagtaataataaagaattagataaaaaatgcaaattttttataatatttgacataatcattaaaaatagtatttcttaattttgaatataatttaatataatcaaagaaaaaaaaatttgcaaatatatatataaaaaattcaaaaaaaaaatcattattaaaaggaaaaaataaaagaaatttttattaattagtgataattattattaaaatttaatttttttttttatgtttttagtAGAATGAATATGAATAATGgggaaaaaaatatttgtgtACCGGTAGGTACGGGAATTCAATGTGATGACCGTCGAATGTGTGCTTTATGTTCTGGAAGTATTGGTGAAGAAGCTTTAATGGCTATGCATAGATTATGGCATCCAGAACATTTTGTTTGTAATGGTTGCAAAAAGCCTATTAAACAAACATACCaggtatataaaaaaaataataaaaatatcatgaattaaattattaaattttttttttaataaaaaaataattttattatattttttttttttagattgcAGATAATATTCCATTTTGTATTCCTTGTTTTGCTACAAGATTTAATCCAAAATGTGCAGCATGTAATGAAACATTAGTTGATACCTGTCTAGTGGCATTAGAAAAACACTGGCATCCAAGATGTTTTAAATGTACAATGTGCCATAAACCACTTCCGAATGGTGAATTTTATACAGTGGACAATAAT
Proteins encoded in this region:
- a CDS encoding FACT complex subunit SSRP1; this encodes MSSARGIIDLTFFIYQIFHTVKAVWRTTLEFIFTKKLLLNYYEMARPSKSVNNENSRGVTKRAKKDANAPKRGKSAYMFWLAENRARLTKPGMGVTDVAKAAGAEWNKLQDKQKWEKMAAEDKERYEKEMATYKANQ
- a CDS encoding Prolactin-releasing peptide receptor, encoding MEENGTCHDLKDLFQSINPNQIEWTTYPIIRFLITFTYAALMIIGIFGNGGVITIVLKNKRLRNARNIFLMNLMVTDLILCCFGIPLTYIYAREKKWTLGLIMCRLTPLGSNCAVFVSSWSLCAIALDKFIHIVNPIRQPVSIKQATVITVLIWILSILANIPPIVNSDLKSGEAFTSSFEDNKPLCGVFCEETWQDESTRQTYGLIALIFQFIVPMGIITYCYWRILHKVAKDSIIHNVQFSNSLTASQRSAAVNRKRRVNYILIAMVLAFILCWFPLTLYNITKDFNIAVPHLHSQPYFYGVVFHSIAMSTVVLNPILFWLTLKQRSRFRDLIPASEVISTIANGVQNIRATFSKRSVTKTIDKTKTLSLTSDIVSMRNSSTFTSDNNSGSLRKHSQSRFKLRQNNDYRLHNSFRNSQKPLVSMQDDNQNDIRIVKISHFKRMHSNAV
- a CDS encoding Zinc finger, LIM-type domain-containing protein; translated protein: MNMNNGEKNICVPVGTGIQCDDRRMCALCSGSIGEEALMAMHRLWHPEHFVCNGCKKPIKQTYQIADNIPFCIPCFATRFNPKCAACNETLVDTCLVALEKHWHPRCFKCTMCHKPLPNGEFYTVDNNPYDLDCHWAVRLDKRNERMEIRM